The Chitinivibrio alkaliphilus ACht1 sequence GACAAGCCAAGGGTGAGCCCTGTTACATTTCGTTGGCTGGAAGCCATGGTGTTCATGGCCTGCTCGGCCAAATCAAAGCACTCACCGTAGTATTTCTGCAACGCCATGGATTGATACTCATCTCCCGTTGATACGGTTGTATTTGTCAGACGAAACACGCCATCCTCACCCGTTTCAATAAGACCGAGGCGACAAAGAAGTCGTACAGACTTTTTGGCTTGTCCCGCCGTAATAGCAGGAGTAACCATTTCAGCAAGAGCTTGATAGTCACCGGAAAATTCTGTGATACCTATGAGAGAGCGAACCACCGGATGGTACCACCTGGAATGCATCTCAATTTGATCATCTGTCAAAAGAGCGATATCAGGGGTACGTCGGGACGATCGCTTTACCTCAACCATTTTTTCATAGGCCACGTGTCGTGCATAATTATCACGGGCCTGATTAAACTCAACAAGGGCCTGGAAGTAATCAATCTCTTTTTTGGCAAGATCCATTGCCTTTGCTACTTGACGACTGCTTGCGGGTGAAAGATTCTTCACGCCCTTCATAACACGATAAATAAACCCCCGAGACTTAAACCCCGCCGCATCAGCGAAAGATTGATAGGAGAATCCGTACGACTCCTGTTTTTTGTATACAAAATAGTCGTTCATGTATTTACGATAATCACTATATAAAAATACAGATTCCATACCTAACTCCGTCTCTGTCTATGAATGTACTCTAGCAGGAATCCCTCGTTGTGTAGAAAAACAGGAAACCCACACCGACCAGCAGGAAATACCCCTATTCTGCTTTTTACGCAGTGCCGTGAAAGAACTGTCACGAGCCCCTCCCATTCCATTGGTACACCACAATCTGGGTGTGCTGCCACGGTGTACCCACTTCCCCACCAAGGGTAATCGATAATTATTGATCTAAATATAGTTGTTGTAGCTCCATGGGTTTTGGGAAAAGTAGAAATGAGAAAAATTTACTTGCTTTTGCAAATCATGTGTATTACCTCTGTTGTCTCAAAGATGTCTTTCGGTGATACATCTTCCCTATTCTATTGCGGAAGTCCCAATTCTTTTGCCCCTACGATTACAAAAGCTGTTTTCTTTGGAAATATCTTTTCATCTAAAAGCAGATAGGCCATACTATATACAAAGGGTGATCTCTTCTCTAGTATCTGCTAAATAAGAACTCGGCTATGTGTAGACCAGTACGTCAACGGAAATACCCTGAAGTGAAGAAATAGAATGAGTGATCAGGCAGATTGTTTCTATATTTAAACAATGACACAAGTAAAGGATACCATCTATGAGACCGATACTTTTCAACTATCTTGAATACAGAGAATACCTTCGGGATTTCTATACGGCACAAAAGAAGGAAAAATCAATCTTTTCCTATCGCTATATGGCGCAAAGATTGTCCATTGATGCGGGGTATCTGGTAAAGGTACTGCAGGAGACAAAACATATCTCTTCCGATACCATCCCACCCATTATACAATTATGCAGGCTTACTGAAAAAGAAGCAAAATACCTTGAGCATCTCGTTGCCTTCAATAAGGCGCGTGATGAAGGGGCAATACAACACCATTTTGAAGCACTGCTTTCCCTGCGCAGAAATGAAATCACCACCATAGACGAAAAATCCTGTCAGTTTTACGAAAAATGGTATCATACAGCAGTACGTGCTGTTATCAGTCTTGGTGGATTCAGGGGTGATTGTGCCTCCCTGGCCCGTAGCATTTCCCCCCCCATAACCACAGAGGAAGCACAGGAGTCGGTTACCCTCCTTGAGGAGCTGTCCCTTATACAGAAAGATCCATCGGGAGAGTACGTTCTCACGGAAACATTGATATCAACGGGCAGTGCATGGAAGAGCATGACCATACGAAATTTTCAAAGACAGACCCTGGATCTGGCAAAACAATCCCTTGAGCGCCAAGAAAAAGAGTGCCGCGACATATCCACTGTTTCCATCACCGTTGCTGAAGAGGAACTCCCCTTTATAAAGGAACGGATTGCTGAGTTCAGAACTCTCATGCTGAATATAACACAGGAGACCCAAAATCACAATCGGGTCTATCAACTGAATATTCAGCTTTTTCCCCTTTCAGAGACTGTAGCCCCGGGAAGGGAGTGTACCCATGGAAACAAATAAATATGTACTACTTCTTACAGCTGTTTTGTTGTTGGCCGGATGCACTATCGATATCGCCGACGGGAGCGGTTCAGAAACAACAAACGGGATCTATGCCACCGTGGAAACATCTGCAGGAAATCCTGCACAGGATGCCCGCATATCTCTGGTGCATGAAAGAAGGCTGGATTCAGTAAGCTTTTTCAATGCCCCCCCCCGACATTGACACCGCCACCGATCGCAGGATGAAGAAAGAACCTACGTGGTATATAATCATGAGCCCCGTGAGAGAATAGTCCATTTCAGTGACGGAAACAGTTTTACCGTACCGGCAGATACCCTTATGGCATTCCGGGATGATCAAACCGGTATTACTGACACTGAAAACCCCATGGCATCTCTGCAAATTGCTCAGCAGGGAAATGGCTTGATGCTCCGGGGAATCCCATCAACAGAAGAAGTACGCCTCACCCTTACGGATATTCAGGGAAGGACAGTCTTACAACGCAGTCTGGACAGGCAAACATCGCAGTTTATTCCCCTTGAAACATCATCCCGGGGTGTTTTTATCGTACGCATCACGGGTAATAATATTAACCGTACACAACGGCTTGTGCTTTATTAGAAAGAGATATCCAGACCACGGCCTTGCTGATAAGGAGGCCGTGGTACTCTCCCTGATTTGCGCGTAACCTCTCCCCCCTCAGAATGTGCTTATTCCCTGAGCTTCAGATCCCGTACACCTGTTTCCAAAAACGTAGATTTGGATTGCAGGGACACAGCTTTTCACAGGTGACACACAGCTTTTTCCCGTACAGTGTAAAAAACACCGAAATACAAGCAATAAAAATCCCTGTGAGATACAATTCTAAAAGTATCATGCTAAATCTTGGATAGTATGGCCAGGGCAGTGATGAAGTTATTTTCACGAATGAAGAGATACTCCTTTCTATCGGGAGTAAAGAATTTATCCCATAATGAACCCTGTTAATGCAAAACCCTCCCCCGTTCCACAAGACCGTTCCTGTCCATTATCCCACAGCTAGTTTGGCCGCCTCTTTCCATAGAAATGAAGGCAGTGGTGTCTGTAATTCCCACGTGATATTCATGGGCTGACTTCCATGATGTGACTGAAGACTAACGGGGCCTAGATTTATAAACCCCATGGCTCGACGATACTCATCATAACTTTGTTCACGAACAAAGAGGAGGATGGTCTTTCCCGACTCTTTGTGTCGAACATAGGAGAGTCCTTTACCACGATCCGGACGAGCACTGTTTTGTGACTGCCAGTGAAAAAGAGTTTCGTTGATGGCATAGTCATGATAAAGAGTGGTTGGGGAAAATCTCTTGTCTGTCTTTTTAAGGGTGACAAACAAGAGCTCCGTATTTATTGATTTTATTT is a genomic window containing:
- a CDS encoding T9SS type A sorting domain-containing protein gives rise to the protein MVYNHEPRERIVHFSDGNSFTVPADTLMAFRDDQTGITDTENPMASLQIAQQGNGLMLRGIPSTEEVRLTLTDIQGRTVLQRSLDRQTSQFIPLETSSRGVFIVRITGNNINRTQRLVLY
- a CDS encoding TIGR02147 family protein gives rise to the protein MESVFLYSDYRKYMNDYFVYKKQESYGFSYQSFADAAGFKSRGFIYRVMKGVKNLSPASSRQVAKAMDLAKKEIDYFQALVEFNQARDNYARHVAYEKMVEVKRSSRRTPDIALLTDDQIEMHSRWYHPVVRSLIGITEFSGDYQALAEMVTPAITAGQAKKSVRLLCRLGLIETGEDGVFRLTNTTVSTGDEYQSMALQKYYGECFDLAEQAMNTMASSQRNVTGLTLGLS
- a CDS encoding TIGR02147 family protein → MRPILFNYLEYREYLRDFYTAQKKEKSIFSYRYMAQRLSIDAGYLVKVLQETKHISSDTIPPIIQLCRLTEKEAKYLEHLVAFNKARDEGAIQHHFEALLSLRRNEITTIDEKSCQFYEKWYHTAVRAVISLGGFRGDCASLARSISPPITTEEAQESVTLLEELSLIQKDPSGEYVLTETLISTGSAWKSMTIRNFQRQTLDLAKQSLERQEKECRDISTVSITVAEEELPFIKERIAEFRTLMLNITQETQNHNRVYQLNIQLFPLSETVAPGRECTHGNK